One stretch of Amycolatopsis tolypomycina DNA includes these proteins:
- a CDS encoding GGDEF domain-containing protein, translating into MVGDSTVAAGGGRRPGRFLSALVLQHRSPRQWALWRLPRRGQVWYFVGVDVLAVTAVVLAAVRFPPLAAMLTPFALLAAGMLVSAELARPVERHREDTLLGPGVDTPWIFAGVLVLRPGLAVALVVLSALHQWFRVRRKPVHRQVFGAAATALAGLSAGAFLTATGVRPLGDVLGARTVLLLTAAGLVFLAVNAALVTGADGPRRPREAAPGHAFDAAMTAFGLPLAWAVVAAPLLVPLLAGATVVLHRGGLGAGRRDHVTLDPGTGVLTAASWRGAAEARLDRLGGHGPGPAVLLLDLDHFRLLNDRYGGRIGDAVLRAVAGTLRDEVRAADLVGRSGGEEFAVLLPGTGRFDAMAIAERIRLRIGSTLVALKASGDGPQFVGVTVSIGVADCAADGVLADALLAAEQALLRAKAAGRNRTVCAEPDVSSS; encoded by the coding sequence ATGGTGGGGGATTCCACGGTCGCCGCCGGCGGGGGACGCCGCCCGGGCCGGTTCCTGTCCGCCCTCGTCCTGCAGCACCGGTCCCCGCGGCAGTGGGCGCTGTGGCGGCTGCCGCGCCGCGGCCAGGTCTGGTACTTCGTCGGGGTCGACGTCCTCGCCGTCACCGCCGTCGTGCTCGCCGCCGTCCGCTTCCCGCCGCTGGCCGCGATGCTGACCCCGTTCGCGCTGCTCGCGGCCGGGATGCTGGTGTCGGCGGAACTCGCGCGGCCGGTCGAACGCCACCGCGAGGACACCCTCCTCGGCCCCGGCGTCGACACGCCGTGGATCTTCGCCGGGGTGCTCGTGCTCCGGCCGGGGCTCGCCGTCGCGCTGGTCGTGCTCTCCGCACTGCACCAGTGGTTCCGGGTCCGCAGAAAACCCGTGCACCGGCAGGTGTTCGGCGCCGCGGCGACGGCGCTGGCCGGTCTCTCCGCCGGCGCGTTCCTCACCGCGACCGGTGTCCGCCCGCTCGGCGACGTCCTCGGCGCCCGGACCGTCCTCCTGCTCACCGCCGCCGGGCTGGTGTTCCTCGCGGTGAACGCCGCGCTCGTGACCGGCGCCGACGGGCCCCGCCGTCCGCGCGAAGCCGCGCCGGGGCACGCCTTCGACGCCGCGATGACGGCGTTCGGCCTCCCGCTGGCCTGGGCCGTCGTCGCCGCGCCGCTGCTGGTCCCGCTGCTGGCCGGGGCCACGGTCGTCTTGCACCGCGGCGGGCTGGGCGCCGGCCGCCGCGACCACGTCACCCTCGATCCCGGCACCGGCGTGCTGACGGCCGCGTCCTGGCGCGGCGCCGCCGAAGCCCGCCTGGACCGGCTCGGCGGCCACGGCCCCGGCCCGGCGGTGCTGCTGCTCGACCTCGACCACTTCCGCCTGCTCAACGACCGCTACGGCGGCCGCATCGGCGACGCCGTCCTGCGCGCGGTCGCCGGCACCCTGCGCGACGAGGTCCGCGCCGCCGACCTGGTGGGCCGTTCGGGCGGCGAGGAGTTCGCGGTGCTGCTGCCCGGCACGGGCCGGTTCGACGCGATGGCGATCGCCGAGCGCATCCGGCTCCGCATCGGCTCGACGCTGGTCGCGCTGAAGGCCTCGGGCGACGGCCCGCAGTTCGTCGGGGTGACGGTGTCGATCGGCGTGGCGGACTGCGCGGCCGACGGCGTGCTCGCGGACGCGCTGCTGGCCGCGGAACAGGCGTTGCTGCGGGCGAAGGCGGCGGGCCGGAACCGGACGGTCTGCGCCGAACCGGACGTCAGCTCATCGTGA
- a CDS encoding chitinase, with protein MQTVRRLLTLAAAASAALATAVGLAPQAMAAVDPVLASPYLYQWGGQTSPTAAMSATGVKAFTLAFVLSDGTCNPKWDGSRSLTGSDKTMIQNIRNAGGDVIPSFGGWSGTKLGSKCTSASALAGAYQKVIDAYALKAIDLDIENTDEFQNATVQDRILNAVKLTKQKNPNLRVVITIGTTTTGPDTWGKRLINQAKAIGAGVDVWSVMPFDFSNGGDMAAMTKSAVDGLKNQLKTTFGWNDDTAYRHSGLSSMNGKTDNAGETVTVANFNSIRSYAASHHLARLTFWATNRDCSGGGECSGITQDKYAFTKIVAGYTG; from the coding sequence ATGCAAACAGTGCGCCGTCTCCTCACCCTCGCGGCCGCGGCTTCGGCCGCCCTGGCCACCGCCGTCGGCCTCGCCCCGCAGGCCATGGCCGCGGTCGACCCCGTGCTCGCCTCGCCCTACCTGTACCAGTGGGGCGGGCAGACCAGCCCGACCGCGGCGATGTCCGCCACCGGCGTGAAAGCGTTTACCCTGGCCTTCGTCCTGTCCGACGGGACCTGCAACCCCAAGTGGGACGGCAGCCGGTCGCTGACCGGCTCCGACAAGACGATGATCCAGAACATCCGCAACGCCGGCGGGGACGTGATCCCGTCCTTCGGCGGCTGGTCCGGCACGAAGCTGGGCTCGAAGTGCACGTCGGCCTCGGCGCTGGCGGGCGCGTACCAGAAGGTGATCGACGCCTACGCGCTCAAGGCGATCGACCTCGACATCGAGAACACCGACGAGTTCCAGAACGCCACGGTCCAGGACCGCATCCTCAACGCGGTCAAGCTGACCAAGCAGAAGAACCCGAACCTGCGCGTGGTGATCACGATCGGCACCACCACGACCGGCCCGGACACGTGGGGCAAGCGCCTGATCAACCAGGCCAAGGCGATCGGCGCGGGCGTCGACGTCTGGTCGGTCATGCCGTTCGACTTCTCGAACGGCGGTGACATGGCCGCCATGACGAAGTCGGCGGTCGACGGCCTGAAGAACCAGCTCAAGACCACGTTCGGCTGGAACGACGACACCGCCTACCGGCACAGCGGCCTCTCCTCGATGAACGGCAAGACCGACAACGCGGGCGAGACCGTCACGGTGGCGAACTTCAACTCCATCCGCAGCTACGCGGCGAGCCACCACCTGGCCCGCTTGACGTTCTGGGCCACCAACCGCGACTGCAGCGGTGGCGGTGAGTGCAGCGGCATCACCCAGGACAAGTACGCGTTCACCAAGATCGTCGCCGGTTACACCGGCTGA
- a CDS encoding nucleoside deaminase: protein MPIDPHALLAVAREEAELGKAEGGVPIGAALFDTAGTLLGRGHNRRVQDGDPSMHAETAAFRNAGRRPHYRDTIMVTTLSPCWYCSGLVRQFGIGRVVIGEAETFHGGHDWLAGLGVEITLLGDPGCTALMTEFIAARPDLWFEDIGVEKSEQDSV from the coding sequence ATGCCGATCGATCCGCACGCGCTGCTCGCCGTCGCCCGCGAAGAAGCCGAACTGGGCAAGGCCGAAGGGGGCGTGCCGATCGGCGCCGCGCTGTTCGACACCGCGGGCACGCTGCTGGGCCGCGGGCACAACCGGCGGGTGCAGGACGGCGACCCGTCGATGCACGCCGAGACCGCGGCGTTCCGCAACGCCGGCCGCCGCCCGCACTACCGCGACACCATCATGGTCACCACGCTCTCGCCGTGCTGGTACTGCTCCGGGCTCGTCCGTCAGTTCGGTATCGGGCGCGTCGTCATCGGTGAGGCCGAGACGTTCCACGGCGGTCACGACTGGCTCGCCGGGCTCGGCGTGGAGATCACCCTGCTCGGCGATCCCGGCTGCACCGCGCTGATGACGGAGTTCATCGCCGCGCGCCCGGACCTGTGGTTCGAGGACATCGGGGTCGAGAAGTCCGAACAGGACAGTGTTTGA
- a CDS encoding helix-turn-helix transcriptional regulator — MYGTAERLLRLLSLLQARRDWPGADLATRLEVDVRTIRRDVERLRSLGYPVHATPGVAGGYRLGAGAALPPLLLDDDEAVAVAVGLRTAASGTVGGMVGGIEETSVRALAKLEQVLPARLRSRVGALQAATVALPGAGPTVDAEVLTVLATACRDQERLRFGYAGSSGAATDRSVEPLRLVCTGRRWYLVAFDLDRAAWRTFRADRIDGVPVPGFRFTPREPPAADLAEYVARQISTEVYPHRLVLRVAAPATALAHRIPPTAGVVEEVDEHSCLLRTGASNLDAVPYYLAQLGYDFVVEEAPPGLVERLREVAERFARAVG; from the coding sequence ATGTACGGCACCGCGGAACGCCTGCTCAGGCTGCTCTCGCTCCTGCAGGCACGCCGGGACTGGCCGGGCGCCGACCTCGCGACGCGGCTCGAGGTCGACGTCCGCACGATCCGCCGCGACGTCGAGCGGCTGCGGTCACTGGGCTACCCGGTGCACGCGACCCCGGGCGTGGCCGGCGGCTACCGGCTCGGCGCGGGGGCGGCGCTGCCCCCGCTGCTGCTGGACGACGACGAAGCCGTGGCCGTCGCGGTCGGCCTGCGCACGGCGGCGAGCGGCACGGTCGGCGGCATGGTCGGTGGTATCGAGGAGACGTCGGTGCGCGCGCTGGCGAAGCTGGAGCAGGTGCTGCCGGCCCGCCTGCGCTCCCGGGTCGGCGCCCTCCAGGCGGCGACGGTGGCCCTGCCCGGCGCCGGCCCGACGGTGGACGCCGAGGTGCTGACGGTGCTCGCCACGGCCTGCCGCGACCAGGAGCGGCTGCGGTTCGGCTACGCCGGCTCCTCCGGCGCGGCGACGGACCGGTCGGTCGAGCCGCTGCGGCTGGTGTGCACGGGACGCCGCTGGTACCTGGTCGCCTTCGACCTCGACCGCGCGGCCTGGCGCACGTTCCGGGCCGACCGGATCGACGGAGTGCCGGTGCCGGGCTTCCGGTTCACCCCGCGCGAACCACCGGCGGCGGACCTCGCGGAGTACGTCGCCCGCCAGATCTCGACCGAGGTGTACCCACACCGGCTGGTGCTGCGGGTGGCCGCCCCGGCCACCGCGCTGGCCCACCGCATCCCGCCGACGGCGGGGGTGGTGGAGGAGGTGGACGAGCACAGCTGCCTGCTGCGCACGGGTGCGAGCAACCTGGATGCGGTGCCGTATTACCTGGCCCAGCTGGGGTACGACTTCGTGGTCGAGGAGGCGCCGCCGGGTCTGGTCGAGCGGTTGCGGGAGGTGGCGGAGCGGTTCGCCCGCGCGGTCGGCTGA
- a CDS encoding isopenicillin N synthase family dioxygenase: protein MPSSVPLVDLSPWFAGTSEGRAEVAGRIDRALRESGFLLVTGHGVPDDLRHRTRELAREFFALPEDVKQRYAVTVGGRGWLPPGVEANGYAEGTETPPDLKESYSAGADTRTGVAEVDGFWFQPNVWPHEVPGLAETATEYMRRMRALSDHLLEIFAAALGLAQSHFTRHTGHPTYTFNINWYPPMTHVGPPAPDQYRIGPHTDFGTVTVLDRQAGLGGLQVCTADGEWEDAPFHPEAFTVNIGDLMARWTGDRWRSTRHRVLPPPATAPDEDLVSLIFFYETDHDARITSLAPPLGTRTYPEVIASQYLKEKLDAITMS from the coding sequence ATGCCGTCATCCGTTCCGCTCGTGGACCTTTCGCCGTGGTTCGCGGGCACTTCCGAGGGCCGGGCCGAAGTGGCGGGCCGGATCGACCGCGCGCTGCGGGAGTCCGGCTTCCTGCTGGTCACCGGGCACGGCGTCCCGGACGACCTGCGCCACCGGACGCGCGAGCTGGCGCGGGAGTTCTTCGCGCTGCCCGAGGACGTCAAGCAGCGCTACGCCGTCACGGTCGGCGGCCGCGGCTGGCTGCCGCCGGGCGTCGAGGCCAACGGCTACGCCGAGGGCACCGAGACGCCACCGGACCTCAAGGAGTCGTACTCGGCGGGCGCGGACACCCGGACCGGCGTCGCCGAGGTCGACGGGTTCTGGTTCCAGCCCAACGTCTGGCCGCACGAGGTGCCCGGCCTCGCCGAGACGGCGACGGAGTACATGCGCCGGATGCGGGCGCTCTCGGACCACCTGCTGGAGATCTTCGCCGCGGCGCTCGGCCTCGCCCAGAGCCACTTCACCCGGCACACCGGCCACCCGACGTACACGTTCAACATCAACTGGTACCCGCCGATGACGCACGTCGGCCCGCCGGCGCCGGACCAGTACCGGATCGGCCCGCACACCGACTTCGGCACGGTGACGGTCCTCGACCGCCAGGCCGGGCTCGGCGGCCTGCAGGTCTGCACGGCGGACGGCGAGTGGGAGGACGCCCCGTTCCACCCGGAGGCGTTCACGGTGAACATCGGCGACCTGATGGCCCGCTGGACGGGCGACCGCTGGCGGTCCACCCGTCACCGCGTCCTGCCCCCGCCGGCGACGGCCCCGGACGAGGACCTGGTGTCGTTGATCTTCTTCTACGAAACCGACCACGACGCGCGGATCACGTCACTGGCGCCGCCGCTGGGGACGCGGACCTACCCCGAGGTGATCGCTTCGCAGTACCTCAAGGAAAAGCTCGACGCGATCACGATGAGCTGA